The following are encoded together in the Janthinobacterium sp. Marseille genome:
- a CDS encoding DNA cytosine methyltransferase, translating into MKKLLDHRVNLRLPTETFMAIDTLRIEGENCPSLNSWVAEAIREKIERDSHYAHTKQNIESDGYPFFEFFAGGGMARAGLGERWNCQFANDNSAMKGQVYRKNWHGGPELVIEDVNKITTRHLSGTPDLIWASFPCQDLSLAGNYEGIGHRSTKIQTRSGTFWPFWKLIRTLMEENRSPKLIVLENVYGALTSHGGKDFAAIGSAFSGAGYRFGALVVDAKHFVPQSRQRVFVIGVRNDAKLRIDLIADAPAAPWHPASLQKAYEKLSKEAQKKWIWWNLPIPPQRQTTLTDLIEDNPVGVAWHTSDETNHLLSLMNDVNLAKVNLAKKTKRRMVGGVYRRTRSEEDGTKVQRAEVRFDDIAGCLRTPSGGSSRQTILVIEGTKIRSRLLSPREAARLMGLPDTYVLPAKYNDAYHVAGDGVVVPVVRHLSNYIFEPIIESFM; encoded by the coding sequence ATGAAAAAATTACTCGATCATCGCGTTAACTTGCGTTTACCAACAGAAACATTCATGGCAATTGATACTCTTCGAATCGAAGGTGAAAACTGTCCCTCTCTAAACAGCTGGGTTGCTGAAGCGATACGAGAAAAAATTGAAAGAGATTCTCATTACGCTCATACAAAGCAAAACATAGAGAGCGATGGTTATCCTTTTTTTGAATTTTTCGCAGGCGGCGGAATGGCCCGCGCAGGACTAGGGGAACGCTGGAATTGCCAGTTTGCGAACGACAATTCGGCGATGAAGGGACAAGTCTATCGCAAGAACTGGCACGGCGGACCTGAATTAGTTATTGAAGATGTCAACAAAATAACCACAAGACACCTTTCGGGCACTCCTGATCTGATTTGGGCCTCGTTCCCTTGCCAAGATTTGTCTTTAGCCGGGAACTACGAAGGTATTGGACATAGAAGTACCAAAATACAAACTAGATCAGGAACGTTTTGGCCTTTTTGGAAATTGATTCGCACTTTGATGGAAGAAAATCGTAGCCCGAAACTGATTGTTTTAGAAAATGTGTATGGCGCACTAACCTCTCATGGAGGCAAAGACTTTGCCGCTATTGGTTCGGCATTTTCTGGCGCGGGGTATCGCTTCGGCGCATTGGTTGTCGATGCAAAACACTTTGTTCCTCAATCTAGACAACGTGTATTCGTTATAGGAGTGAGAAACGACGCGAAGCTCCGTATAGATTTAATTGCCGATGCGCCTGCAGCACCTTGGCACCCAGCCTCGTTACAAAAAGCATATGAAAAATTATCTAAAGAAGCTCAAAAAAAATGGATTTGGTGGAATTTACCTATACCACCACAACGCCAAACTACTTTAACTGACCTCATTGAGGACAATCCGGTTGGCGTTGCCTGGCATACTTCTGACGAAACCAATCATCTACTTTCGCTTATGAACGACGTAAATTTAGCCAAAGTAAATTTAGCGAAAAAAACCAAACGCCGGATGGTTGGGGGAGTTTACCGGCGAACAAGATCTGAAGAAGACGGAACAAAGGTACAGCGAGCAGAAGTAAGGTTTGATGATATAGCAGGATGCTTACGAACTCCGTCTGGAGGTTCAAGCAGGCAGACTATTTTGGTGATTGAAGGGACAAAAATCCGATCCAGATTATTATCACCGCGTGAAGCAGCCCGCTTAATGGGATTACCTGACACTTATGTTCTACCAGCAAAATACAATGACGCCTATCATGTCGCTGGCGATGGGGTCGTCGTCCCAGTCGTTAGACATTTGTCAAACTACATATTTGAACCTATTATCGAATCCTTCATGTAG